A single genomic interval of Coccidioides posadasii str. Silveira chromosome 1, complete sequence harbors:
- the AAT1 gene encoding aspartate transaminase aat1 (EggNog:ENOG410PGXM~COG:E~BUSCO:6530at33183) translates to MLTTLRIASRSAATKEAGVRVLAYRQASTWANVPQGPPDAILGITEAFKADSFKEKINLGVGAYRDDQGKPYVLPSVRAAETKVVNSKLDKEYAGITGVPSFTKAAAELAFGADSAAVKEGRIAITQSISGTGALRIAAAFLERFYPHAKTVYIPNPSWANHAAVFKDSGLKVEKYRYYNKDTIGLDFEGLIADLKAAPAQSIILLHACAHNPTGIDPTQEQWLQISEVMKQKGHFAFFDMAYQGFASGDINRDAFALRHFVSQGQPVVLAQSFAKNMGLYGERVGAFSVVCESAEEKQRVDSQIKILVRPMYSNPPIHGARIASTILNDPTLNQQWLGEVKGMADRIIEMRALLKKHLEELGSKHDWSHITSQIGMFAYTGLKPEQMEKLAKEHSVYATKDGRISVAGITTGNVKQLAESIYKVTG, encoded by the exons ATGCTCACCACCTTGAGAATTGCCAGCCGCTCAGCTGCCACGAAGGAAGCCGGCGTTCGCGTCCTGGCGTACCGGCAAGCCTCCACTTGGGCCAATGTCCCTCAGGGTCCTCCT GATGCCATCTTGGGGATCACTGAGGCCTTCAAGGCTGATTCCTTCAAGGAGAAGATCAACCTCGGCGTTGGAGCTTACC GCGACGACCAAGGCAAACCCTACGTCCTCCCTTCCGTCAGAGCCGCCGAAACCAAAGTGGTGAACTCCAAGCTCGACAAGGAATACGCGGGAATCACTGGCGTTCCTTCTTTCACCAAGGCCGCTGCCGAGCTCGCTTTCGGCGCCGACAGCGCTGCCGTCAAGGAGGGCCGCATCGCCATCACACAGTCCATCTCCGGCACCGGCGCGCTGAGAATAGCCGCGGCCTTCCTGGAGCGCTTCTACCCTCACGCAAAGACGGTCTACATCCCCAACCCGAGCTGGGCCAACCACGCCGCCGTCTTCAAGGACTCCGGCCTCAAGGTCGAGAAGTACAGATACTACAACAAGGACACGATCGGACTTGACTTCGAGGGCCTGATCGCCGACCTCAAGGCCGCTCCTGCGCAGAGCATCATTCTGCTCCACGCGTGTGCGCACAATCCCACCGGCATCGACCCTACCCAGGAGCAATGGCTCCAGATCTCCGAGGTCATGAAGCAGAAGGGACATTTTGCCTTCTTCGACATGGCCTACCAGGGATTCGCCAGTGGAGATATCAACCGTGATGCCTTTGCCCTGCGGCACTTTGTGAGCCAGGGCCAGCCTGTCGTCCTCGCCCAGAGTTTCGCAAAGAACATG GGTCTCTACGGTGAGCGTGTTGGTGCATTCTCCGTCGTCTGCGAATCGGCGGAAGAGAAGCAGCGCGTGGATTCGCAGATCAAGATTCTCGTTCGCCCCATGTACTCCAATCCGCCCATCCATGGCGCCCGCATCGCATCGACCATCCTGAACGACCCGACCCTGAACCAGCAGTGGCTCGGGGAGGTCAAGGGCATGGCCGACCGTATCATCGAGATGCGTGCCCTTCTCAAGAAGCACCTAGAAGAGCTGGGAAGCAAGCATGACTGGAGCCATATCACCAGCCAG ATTGGCATGTTTGCCTACACCGGACTCAAGCCTGAGCAGATGGagaagttggccaaggaG CACTCCGTGTACGCCACCAAGGACGGCCGCATCTCCGTTGCGGGGATCACAACCGGCAACGTCAAGCAACTCGCGGAATCCATCTACAAGGTGACCGGCTAA
- a CDS encoding uncharacterized protein (EggNog:ENOG410PKIW~COG:C,H~TransMembrane:1 (i468-487o)), which produces MRHPSVDHPIWETPFKVIVVGAGVAGLTLAHCLEKANIDYVVLDKGIVAPPFGTTITMQPHGCRILDQLGCLDAVLSQCSTMKGCSCRTSTGKVYAENRFFEVIQQYSGYSTCTLDRRVFLRTLYNQLRDKSKVLERCRVENIIEETGIVKVLLADGTEHVGNLVVGADGVHSKVRELMWDKANRAIPGSISAAEKRSMATTYNALIAMCPPVPGLSKHDMEITSGNGFSFLLLCQPTFITFIAHCKLPEAKRYRWPNRGKYTEEEMEALANKLADCPVTETVLFGELWRSRTKGQLISLEEGVLKHWFFGRIVLAGDAIHKITPNSALGGCTAMESVVSIANAIHGLVHAHPNKEPSDVEIRDALQHYQDSRLDRVKGIVEFGAKMTRLQAYDGWWNYITQRWITPVIGLDCLARDASRLFSGTPKLNYVPFEGKAGKLGWNEDSTTRLTRSPGKKAARGGRALKRILPVVVGTLMLLSSTLWWVISGDMRHASAGFGAFIKFA; this is translated from the exons ACTATGTTGTCCTAGACAAGGGCATAGTGGCACCACCTTTTGGCACGACAATTACTATGCAGCCCCATGGCTGTAGAATTCTTGACCAGCTTGGTTGCTTAGATGCTGTTTTATCCCAGTGCTCCACCATGAAAGGATGTTCCTGTCGCACGTCTACCGGCAAAGTTTACGCAGAAAATCGTTTCTTCGAAGTAATACAACAATA TTCCGGTTACAGCACTTGTACCTTGGATAGGAGGGTGTTTCTGAGAACCCTCTACAACCAGCTTCGTGACAAATCGAAGGTCCTTGAAAGGTGCCGAGTCGAGAACATCATCGAAGAAACTGGAATAGTGAAGGTATTGCTCGCGGACGGAACGGAGCATGTGGGCAATCTCGTTGTCGGAGCCGATGGTGTCCACAGCAAGGTACGAGAGCTCATGTGGGATAAAGCCAACAGAGCCATACCAGGCTCTATCTCAGCCGCAGAAAAGCGCT CCATGGCCACCACCTACAATGCGCTCATCGCAATGTGCCCTCCGGTGCCCGGCCTCAGTAAACACGACATGGAAATTACCTCAGGTAACGGGTTTTCCTTTCTCCTTTTGTGCCAGCCGACTTTCATCACGTTCATAGCACACTGCAAACTGCCGGAGGCCAAACGATACCGTTGGCCTAATCGCGGGAAATACACGGAAGAAGAGATGGAAGCCTTGGCTAACAAGCTCGCCGACTGTCCTGTTACCGAGACTGTTTTGTTTGGAGAACTCTGGCGCTCGCGTACTAAAGGCCAGCTTATATCGCTGGAAGAAGGTGTCCTCAAGCACTGGTTCTTTGGCCGCATAGTCCTAGCAGGGGATGCCATCCACAAG ATAACTCCTAACTCGGCCCTAGGAGGCTGTACGGCCATGGAAAGTGTCGTGAGCATTGCAAACGCAATTCATGGCCTTGTCCACGCGCACCCAAACAAAGAGCCCTCTGATGTTGAAATCCGCGATGCGCTGCAGCACTATCAGGATTCTCGTCTTGATCGTGTAAAGGGGATTGTCGAGTTCGGGGCAAAGATGACACGTCTACAGGCGTACGATGGATGGTGGAATTATATAACGCAACGATGGATAACGCCGGTCATCGGATTGGATTGCCTGGCTAGGGATGCCTCCAGGCTCTTCAGTGGAACGCCCAAGCTCAATTATGTGCCGTTCGAGGGGAAAGCAGGGAAGTTGGGATGGAATGAAGATAGTACTACACGGCTGACCAGGTCTCCAGGGAAGAAGGCGGCTCGGGGAGGGAGGGCCTTGAAGCGGATTCTGCCTGTTGTGGTCGGCACCTTGATGCTTCTTTCATCGACGCTTTGGTGGGTTATTTCCGGCGATATGAGGCATGCCTCTGCGGGATTTGGGGCCTTTATCAAGTTCGCATAG